A genomic stretch from Capricornis sumatraensis isolate serow.1 chromosome 4, serow.2, whole genome shotgun sequence includes:
- the TIGAR gene encoding fructose-2,6-bisphosphatase TIGAR encodes MTRFALTVVRHGETRLNKEKIIQGQGIDEPLSETGFKQAAAAGIFLKDVKFTHVFSSDLKRTKQTVHGILEKNKFCKDVTVKYDSRLRERKYGAAEGRPLSELRAMAKAVGEECPAFTPPGGETLDQLKMRGKDFFEFLCQLILKEASQNEQFSQDSPSSCLESSLAEIFPLGKNCASTFNSDSSAPGLAASVLVVSHGAYMRSLLDYFLTDLKCSFPATLSRSELTSVSPNTGMTVFILNFEKGGKGKPTAQCVCVNLQGHLAGVSKTR; translated from the exons GACAAGGAATAGATGAGCCTCTTTCAGAAACTGGATTTAAACAAGCAGCTGCTGCTGGTATATTTCTTAAAGATGTGAAGTTTACTCATGTTTTCTCCAGTGACCTTAAAAGGACAAAGCAG ACCGTGCATGGGATTTTGGAGAAGAACAAATTTTGCAAAGATGTGACAGTAAAGTATGATTCAAGACTTCGAGAAAGG AAATATGGGGCTGCAGAGGGCAGGCCGCTGAGCGAGCTGAGGGCCATGGCTAAAGCAGTGGGGGAGGAGTGCCCAGCGTTCACACCGCCCGGAGGAGAGACCCTGGACCAG CTGAAAATGCGTGGCAAagacttttttgaatttctttgtcAACTGAtcctgaaagaagccagtcagaaTGAACAGTTTTCCCAGGATTCCCCAAGCAGCTGTCTGGAAAGTTCCCTGGCAGAGATATTTCCATTAGGGAAAAACTGTGCCTCCACATTTAACTCGGACAGCAGTGCCCCAGGCCTAGCAGCCAGTGTCTTAGTCGTGAGTCACGGCGCCTACATGCGAAGCCTGTTGGATTACTTTCTGACCGACCTCAAGTGCTCGTTCCCAGCGACTCTGAGCAGGTCTGAGCTCACGTCAGTTAGCCCTAACACAGGGATGACTGTCTTCATCCTAAACTTTGAGAAAGGAGGCAAAGGGAAACCAActgcccagtgtgtgtgtgtgaacctgCAGGGCCACCTGGCCGGGGTGAGCAAAACTCGCTAA
- the FGF23 gene encoding fibroblast growth factor 23 — MLGARLGLWVCTLSCAVQAYPNSSPLLGSSWGGLTHLYTATARNSYHLQIHGDGHVDGSPQQTVYSALMIRSEDAGFVVITGVMSRRYLCMDFTGNIFGSHHFSPESCRFRQRTLENGYDVYHSPQHRFLVSLGRAKRAFLPGTNPPPYAQFLSRRNEIPLPHFAATARPRRHTRSAHDGGDPLSVLKPRARATPVPAACSQELPSAEDAGPAASDPLGVLRGHRLDVRAGSAGAERCRPFPGFA; from the exons ATGCTGGGGGCCCGCCTGGGGCTCTGGGTCTGCACCCTGAGCTGTGCGGTCCAAGCCTATCCCAACAGCTCCCCGCTGCTGGGCTCCAGCTGGGGCGGCCTCACCCACTTGTACACAGCCACGGCCAGGAACAGCTACCACCTGCAGATCCATGGAGATGGGCACGTAGATGGCTCCCCGCAGCAGACCGTCTACA GCGCCCTGATGATCAGATCGGAGGATGCAGGCTTCGTGGTGATAACAGGTGTGATGAGCAGGCGGTACCTCTGCATGGACTTCACAGGCAACATTTTTGGATCC CATCACTTCAGCCCGGAGAGCTGCCGGTTCCGGCAGCGGACGCTGGAGAACGGCTACGACGTGTACCACTCGCCGCAGCACCGCTTCCTCGTCAGCCTGGGCCGGGCCAAGCGCGCCTTCCTGCCGGGTACCAACCCGCCCCCATACGCGCAGTTCCTGTCGCGCAGGAACGAGATCCCTCTGCCGCACTTCGCCGCCACCGCGCGGCCCCGGCGCCACACGCGCAGCGCGCACGACGGCGGGGACCCGCTCAGCGTGCTCAAGCCGCGCGCCCGCGCCACGCCCGTGCCCGCCGCCTGCTCCCAGGAGCTACCCAGCGCCGAGGACGCCGGCCCTGCCGCCAGCGACCCGCTCGGGGTGCTCCGCGGACACCGGCTGGACGTGCGCGCCGGCTCCGCGGGCGCCGAGCGCTGCCGGCCCTTCCCCGGCTTCGCCTAG